The Acidicapsa acidisoli genome contains a region encoding:
- a CDS encoding HypC/HybG/HupF family hydrogenase formation chaperone — protein MCLAIPGRIVELVSGQHQVGVVEVAGVRRKVQLGLLADDLPKTGDWVLIHVGFAMSKISEFDAAEQMRLLSMLGETEQAMEEVRGYGLEEGATRYGPDFPN, from the coding sequence ATGTGTCTAGCGATACCGGGTAGGATTGTCGAACTCGTCTCCGGCCAGCATCAGGTGGGCGTCGTCGAAGTCGCCGGCGTACGCCGCAAAGTTCAACTCGGTCTGCTCGCGGACGATTTGCCCAAGACAGGCGATTGGGTGCTGATTCACGTCGGCTTCGCTATGTCTAAGATCAGTGAGTTCGATGCGGCCGAGCAGATGCGTCTGCTCTCCATGCTCGGCGAAACGGAACAGGCGATGGAGGAGGTTCGTGGTTACGGACTAGAAGAAGGTGCAACTCGCTATGGTCCCGATTTTCCCAACTAA
- a CDS encoding cytochrome P450 family protein yields MANDSEFQEQMKRLGKLVEEFDRLPESAAKVTGKELVQLLMDVHGAGLESVMEIVFESAETGPALIHKLGQDSIVGSLLLLYSLHPDDLQTRVMRAVERMRPRLRKLATAVELIRADESNRGYVQLRLATSGHSCGSSTKDLRAIVEDCVYEFAPDVTTLEILGLDEPVPNGFVALESLLGRSLTAVGANLPNGHQEQRPRHE; encoded by the coding sequence GTGGCCAACGACAGCGAATTTCAGGAACAAATGAAGCGCCTCGGCAAACTGGTCGAAGAGTTCGATCGGCTGCCGGAAAGCGCGGCGAAAGTCACCGGGAAAGAGTTGGTCCAGCTTCTCATGGATGTTCATGGCGCAGGTCTGGAAAGCGTTATGGAAATCGTATTCGAGAGTGCGGAGACGGGACCGGCATTGATTCACAAACTCGGTCAGGATTCCATCGTCGGCAGCCTGCTCCTGCTCTATTCACTGCATCCGGATGATTTACAAACGCGTGTGATGAGAGCCGTCGAACGCATGCGCCCGCGCCTGCGTAAACTTGCCACCGCAGTGGAACTCATCCGTGCCGACGAGAGCAATAGGGGCTATGTTCAATTGCGCCTTGCCACTTCAGGCCACAGTTGCGGCTCCTCCACGAAGGATCTGCGGGCTATCGTTGAAGACTGCGTTTACGAGTTCGCGCCGGATGTAACCACGCTTGAGATTCTGGGCTTGGATGAGCCAGTTCCAAACGGCTTTGTCGCATTGGAAAGCCTGCTGGGCCGCAGTCTTACGGCAGTTGGTGCGAATCTTCCGAACGGCCATCAGGAGCAAAGGCCTCGCCATGAATGA
- a CDS encoding YceI family protein — MGSIRMDGAREIVTDSMEAAATKLAHFVIDPKASRFTVQAFATGVLSAMGHNPTIGIRKFAGAVDFNPDDLKGGGFQLSIQASSLSVLDDITDKDRREIEKLMNEQVIEVAAHPEIVYEAAVVSITRIDGALYSAMLNGNLSFHGVTRNQPLTARIAMYDEMLRASGEFILRQSEYAIRPLSVMGGALKIKDELKFSFEMVARQQG, encoded by the coding sequence ATGGGCTCTATTCGCATGGATGGAGCAAGGGAAATCGTGACAGATTCCATGGAAGCTGCAGCAACAAAACTCGCGCACTTCGTCATAGACCCCAAAGCCAGCAGGTTTACCGTGCAGGCATTCGCTACTGGCGTCTTATCTGCCATGGGGCATAACCCAACCATCGGCATCCGCAAATTTGCAGGCGCCGTGGACTTCAATCCTGACGATCTCAAAGGAGGCGGATTCCAGCTGTCGATCCAGGCGTCCTCATTAAGCGTTCTGGACGACATCACCGACAAGGATCGACGCGAGATTGAGAAGCTGATGAATGAACAGGTAATCGAGGTCGCAGCGCATCCCGAGATTGTCTATGAGGCTGCGGTGGTTTCCATTACCAGGATCGACGGAGCTCTGTATTCCGCTATGCTCAATGGCAATTTGAGTTTCCATGGAGTAACTCGTAACCAGCCTTTGACAGCGCGCATTGCCATGTATGACGAGATGCTCCGGGCCTCCGGTGAATTTATCTTGAGGCAATCCGAATACGCGATTAGACCACTCTCCGTAATGGGCGGTGCACTCAAAATCAAAGATGAACTCAAATTCTCGTTCGAGATGGTGGCGCGGCAACAAGGATGA
- a CDS encoding DUF5947 family protein, with the protein MNEEPTVSFDQAFGALRQFTRTRRSTSRATEFCELCSAGLIHDHAHLIELASRQILCACDACAMLFDGMERSKYKRVARSAQYLVNFVMTDGQWESLLIPINMAYFFRSSAENRMIALYPSPAGAVESLLPLEAWNEIADDNPVLHAMRPDIEALLVNRVGHAYGMTRAEYYIAPIDECYKLVGLIRANWRGLSGGAEVWAEIGRFFTELRSKAEPVSGGLYA; encoded by the coding sequence ATGAATGAGGAGCCCACCGTTTCATTCGATCAGGCCTTCGGAGCGCTGCGTCAGTTCACGCGCACAAGGCGGTCGACATCACGTGCAACCGAATTCTGCGAACTCTGCAGCGCAGGCTTGATTCATGACCATGCGCACTTGATCGAACTTGCCTCCCGCCAGATTCTCTGCGCCTGCGACGCATGCGCCATGCTCTTCGATGGCATGGAAAGATCAAAGTACAAACGTGTCGCGAGAAGCGCTCAGTATCTCGTCAACTTCGTCATGACTGATGGGCAATGGGAGAGTCTTCTCATTCCCATCAATATGGCATACTTCTTTCGCTCTAGTGCCGAGAACAGGATGATCGCCCTTTATCCGAGTCCAGCCGGCGCAGTTGAATCCCTGCTGCCGCTCGAAGCATGGAATGAGATTGCAGATGACAATCCAGTACTGCATGCAATGCGCCCAGACATCGAAGCACTGCTTGTTAATCGCGTAGGCCACGCGTACGGTATGACGCGCGCCGAATATTACATCGCGCCAATCGACGAGTGCTACAAACTCGTCGGCCTCATCCGCGCAAACTGGCGGGGCCTTTCCGGAGGCGCAGAAGTATGGGCCGAGATCGGCCGGTTTTTCACGGAGTTGCGCTCGAAGGCAGAACCTGTCAGCGGAGGGCTATATGCCTGA
- a CDS encoding PAS domain-containing sensor histidine kinase, producing MASSQQTGWGNRGPHFEEFASSPELVDAEAILLNLASVFSNATEEAASIFVQVPPSASPLPSRDAPDSNLEAKYRALLEQIPAVVFMAYLDRGVSEAYVSPEIEAALGYSREEWLEDPVRWYQHIHPDDKQRWSTEAASMFLSGTPLRSSYRVIARDGHVVWFHCDARMVRRADGEPWFIHGVAFDISDLKRTEEALQQERNVVSGILDTVGALVTVLDPEGRIVRFNRACELTTGYSFHEVRNKCIWECFLLPEEVERFKATFAELSADLLPRDFRSHWVTRYGARRLIAWSTTMLPQINGTPNYIIATGIDITEREQLEKALVNISAREQRRIGQDLHDGLGQHLTGIAFMAKVHEAKLAEKQLTDAADAAKIVRLVNEAIHKTRELARGLLPVVSDARGLMSALQLRAAEVEDLFGITCRFECSSEVLIHDDAMATHLYHIAQEAVNNALKHGRARNILLSLTAENGWGTLLIQDDGSGISLIHGNSHGMGLHIMNHRAGMIGGSLEIAQAPVQGTAVTCIFPIRSYG from the coding sequence GTGGCATCATCTCAGCAGACCGGCTGGGGAAACCGAGGTCCTCACTTCGAGGAATTTGCGTCTTCTCCCGAACTCGTTGACGCGGAAGCGATCCTTCTCAATCTGGCGAGTGTCTTCAGCAACGCGACTGAGGAAGCGGCCTCCATATTTGTCCAAGTCCCTCCAAGTGCGTCGCCGCTGCCTTCGAGAGACGCTCCAGATTCCAATCTCGAAGCCAAATACCGCGCCCTGCTCGAACAGATTCCCGCCGTCGTTTTCATGGCCTATTTAGACCGCGGGGTCAGCGAGGCCTATGTCAGCCCCGAGATCGAGGCAGCACTGGGATACTCCCGCGAGGAGTGGCTGGAAGACCCAGTTCGCTGGTATCAGCACATTCATCCCGACGACAAACAGCGCTGGAGCACGGAAGCGGCAAGCATGTTCTTATCAGGCACGCCGCTCCGCTCCTCTTACCGGGTGATTGCGCGCGATGGCCACGTGGTCTGGTTTCACTGCGACGCGCGAATGGTGAGGCGGGCGGACGGGGAGCCGTGGTTCATTCACGGCGTTGCCTTCGATATATCCGATCTGAAACGCACCGAAGAGGCTCTGCAACAGGAGCGGAACGTAGTCTCCGGTATCCTGGACACGGTCGGCGCCCTGGTCACCGTCTTGGACCCGGAAGGCCGTATCGTGCGCTTCAACCGTGCCTGCGAACTGACGACTGGATACTCCTTCCACGAAGTTCGAAACAAATGCATCTGGGAATGCTTCCTGTTACCCGAAGAGGTTGAGCGCTTCAAGGCTACCTTTGCGGAACTGAGTGCCGATTTACTGCCTCGCGACTTCCGCAGCCACTGGGTGACGCGCTACGGCGCGCGACGGCTTATCGCGTGGTCCACCACCATGCTGCCGCAAATCAATGGCACACCCAACTACATCATCGCGACAGGGATCGATATCACCGAACGCGAGCAGTTGGAAAAAGCGCTGGTGAACATCAGCGCCCGAGAGCAGCGGCGCATCGGGCAGGACTTGCATGATGGCCTGGGGCAGCACCTGACCGGTATAGCCTTCATGGCCAAGGTGCACGAAGCAAAACTGGCTGAGAAACAATTGACTGACGCAGCCGATGCCGCCAAAATCGTGCGCCTGGTCAATGAAGCCATCCACAAGACCCGCGAACTGGCCCGAGGTTTGTTGCCTGTAGTCTCCGACGCGCGGGGACTGATGTCGGCCCTGCAACTCAGGGCGGCAGAAGTTGAGGATCTATTTGGGATAACCTGCCGCTTTGAGTGCAGCAGCGAAGTCCTGATTCACGACGATGCCATGGCCACTCACCTTTATCACATTGCTCAGGAAGCGGTGAACAACGCCCTGAAACATGGCAGGGCTCGCAACATCCTGCTCAGTTTGACGGCCGAGAATGGCTGGGGTACGCTGCTTATCCAGGACGACGGCAGTGGAATCTCCCTCATTCATGGAAACAGCCATGGCATGGGTCTTCACATCATGAACCATCGCGCCGGCATGATCGGCGGCTCGTTGGAGATCGCACAGGCGCCCGTTCAGGGAACGGCCGTAACATGCATATTCCCCATCAGGTCCTATGGATAG
- a CDS encoding response regulator transcription factor: MAATTMSEGFRHQGKKAVLVVDDHPLMRQGLALLINQQHDMEVCGEAEEAQAAMQAIARHRPDILILDISLNGPDGLELLKSIRASDPGLPVLILSMHDEAIYAERALRARANGYIMKQEASEKVLVAIRRILNGDLYLSDRMSNKMLQQFIGGAPSMIQSRIAALSDRELEVFRLIGEGRATREIADELHLSIKTVETYQAHLKEKLALRSGRELIQHAIQWKINEKSS, encoded by the coding sequence ATGGCGGCAACCACCATGAGCGAGGGATTCAGGCATCAGGGCAAGAAAGCTGTCTTGGTTGTAGACGATCACCCCCTCATGCGCCAGGGGCTTGCACTTCTAATCAATCAGCAGCACGATATGGAAGTCTGCGGCGAAGCCGAGGAAGCGCAAGCCGCGATGCAGGCCATCGCCCGGCATCGACCGGACATTCTCATCCTGGACATCTCGCTCAACGGTCCTGACGGCCTGGAATTGCTCAAGAGCATTCGCGCCTCCGACCCTGGCCTGCCTGTTTTGATTCTATCCATGCACGATGAAGCGATTTATGCCGAACGCGCACTACGTGCCCGCGCCAACGGCTACATCATGAAGCAGGAGGCTTCGGAAAAAGTTCTGGTAGCGATTCGCCGCATCCTCAATGGCGACCTGTATCTGAGTGACCGCATGTCCAACAAGATGCTGCAGCAGTTCATCGGTGGCGCCCCATCAATGATTCAGTCGCGCATCGCCGCGCTCTCCGATCGCGAGTTGGAAGTCTTTCGCCTGATCGGCGAAGGCCGCGCGACCCGCGAAATAGCCGACGAACTACACCTGAGCATTAAAACGGTCGAGACTTACCAGGCTCACCTCAAAGAAAAACTCGCACTGCGCAGCGGTCGCGAACTGATCCAGCACGCCATTCAGTGGAAGATCAACGAGAAGTCAAGCTGA
- a CDS encoding nickel-dependent hydrogenase large subunit, giving the protein MGTITAAQREDAAQTSQLVEMNWDPITRIVGSLGIFTKIDFGKRKVAECHSTSSIFRGYSIFMKGKDPRDAHFITSRICGICGDNHATCATYAQNMAFGVRPPAIAEWIVNLGEAAEYMFDHNIFQDNLVGVDFCEKMVKETNPGVWEKAERTAAPHAELHGYHTISEIMTALNPFTGAFYREALQVSRMTREMFCLMEGRHVHPSTLYPGGVGTVPTVQLFTDYIVRLMKYVEFMKKVVPLHDDLFDFFYEALPGYEEVGRRRILLGCWGSFNDPEVCDYTYANMTNWGRGMFVTPGVVVDGQLVTTDLVDINLNIRILLGSSYYDDWQNSQTFVKQDPLGNPVDQRHPWNQSTFPRPQKRDFKEKYTWVMSPRWYDKRTGDYLALDTGGGPIARFWATALAGIVDIGYIKATGHSVKIYLPKTTSLPEVEFEWKIPKWSNAIERDRARTYFQAYAAAAALHFAEQALAELHAGRTRTWNEFKVPEEAIGCGFHEAVRGVLSHHVVIRDHKIANYHPYPPTPWNANPRDSYGTPGPYEDAVQNTPIFEENGPDKFKGIDIMRAVRSFDPCLPCGVHMYLGNGKVLETHHSPMFGVQQP; this is encoded by the coding sequence ATGGGCACGATTACCGCCGCGCAAAGAGAAGACGCCGCCCAAACCAGCCAGTTAGTCGAGATGAACTGGGATCCAATTACAAGGATCGTCGGCAGTCTGGGTATCTTCACCAAGATCGATTTTGGCAAGCGCAAAGTTGCCGAATGTCACAGCACTTCGTCCATCTTCCGGGGCTATAGCATCTTCATGAAGGGCAAGGACCCTCGTGACGCCCATTTCATTACCAGCCGCATCTGTGGAATCTGTGGAGATAACCACGCCACCTGCGCCACCTATGCGCAGAACATGGCCTTTGGCGTCCGCCCGCCAGCGATTGCCGAGTGGATCGTCAACCTTGGTGAAGCCGCCGAGTATATGTTCGATCACAACATCTTCCAGGACAATCTGGTCGGCGTGGATTTCTGCGAAAAAATGGTCAAAGAGACCAATCCCGGCGTATGGGAGAAGGCAGAGCGCACTGCCGCGCCTCACGCTGAACTGCACGGCTACCACACCATCAGCGAGATCATGACCGCGCTCAATCCATTCACCGGCGCATTCTATCGTGAAGCACTTCAAGTGAGTCGCATGACGCGCGAGATGTTCTGCCTGATGGAAGGCCGCCACGTTCATCCGTCTACGCTTTATCCCGGCGGCGTCGGCACAGTACCAACAGTGCAACTCTTCACCGACTACATCGTCCGCCTGATGAAGTACGTCGAGTTCATGAAGAAAGTCGTGCCGTTGCATGACGATCTCTTCGACTTCTTTTATGAAGCCCTCCCCGGCTATGAAGAAGTGGGTCGCAGGCGCATTTTGCTTGGATGCTGGGGCTCCTTCAACGACCCCGAAGTCTGCGACTACACCTATGCGAACATGACGAACTGGGGTCGCGGCATGTTCGTTACCCCAGGCGTTGTTGTCGACGGCCAGTTGGTTACGACAGATCTCGTGGATATCAATCTGAACATTCGAATTCTGCTCGGCAGTTCCTACTATGACGACTGGCAAAACTCACAGACCTTCGTCAAGCAGGACCCGCTGGGCAATCCCGTCGACCAGCGTCACCCCTGGAATCAAAGCACCTTCCCCAGACCTCAGAAGCGCGACTTCAAAGAGAAGTACACATGGGTTATGTCGCCTCGCTGGTACGACAAGCGCACCGGCGACTATCTCGCGCTCGATACCGGCGGTGGACCTATCGCGCGTTTCTGGGCCACGGCGCTGGCCGGAATCGTCGACATTGGCTATATCAAAGCGACAGGTCACAGCGTCAAGATCTACCTTCCCAAAACCACTTCGCTGCCAGAGGTCGAGTTCGAGTGGAAGATCCCCAAGTGGAGCAATGCCATCGAGCGGGATCGAGCGCGCACCTACTTCCAGGCTTACGCCGCGGCAGCAGCGCTTCACTTCGCCGAGCAGGCCCTGGCCGAGTTGCACGCTGGCCGCACGCGCACATGGAACGAATTTAAGGTGCCTGAGGAAGCAATCGGCTGCGGCTTCCACGAAGCGGTGCGTGGAGTTCTATCGCATCACGTCGTAATCCGCGATCATAAGATCGCCAACTATCATCCTTACCCTCCAACTCCCTGGAACGCCAACCCGCGCGATTCCTATGGCACTCCGGGCCCGTATGAGGATGCTGTGCAAAACACTCCGATCTTCGAAGAAAATGGTCCGGATAAATTCAAGGGCATCGACATCATGCGCGCAGTGCGCAGCTTCGATCCCTGTCTGCCCTGCGGTGTGCACATGTACCTCGGCAATGGGAAGGTACTCGAAACACACCACTCTCCGATGTTCGGCGTTCAGCAGCCGTGA
- a CDS encoding DUF6084 family protein, translating to MPDLSFHIDAVEIVPFAAVPMLAFRLKIRNAKSDEAIHTVALRCQIQIEVTRRRYTPEEQGRMRDLFGEPDRWSQTLRSMLWTHVNLVVPGFEGATTTVDLQVPCTFDFNVAATKYFEGLSDGEIPLLMLFSGTVFYAPLDSALQVAPISWEQEARFKLPVKVWREMMDTYYPNGVWISLRRDVFNRLYLYKMQHCIPTWEQALERMLLAEELVKS from the coding sequence ATGCCTGATCTGAGCTTCCATATCGATGCAGTGGAAATCGTCCCGTTCGCGGCTGTTCCCATGCTTGCCTTTAGGCTGAAAATCAGAAACGCTAAATCCGACGAGGCCATTCACACCGTTGCGTTGCGTTGCCAGATACAGATCGAAGTCACCCGCCGCCGCTATACTCCAGAGGAACAAGGCCGCATGCGCGATCTTTTTGGCGAGCCAGATCGATGGAGCCAGACTCTGCGTAGCATGCTGTGGACCCACGTCAACCTGGTCGTTCCCGGCTTCGAGGGCGCTACTACTACTGTTGATCTTCAGGTCCCGTGTACCTTCGACTTCAACGTCGCCGCAACGAAGTATTTTGAGGGTCTTTCCGACGGTGAAATCCCCTTACTCATGCTCTTTAGCGGCACCGTCTTCTATGCACCACTCGATAGCGCGCTGCAAGTAGCACCCATCTCATGGGAACAGGAAGCAAGATTTAAGCTGCCGGTGAAAGTGTGGCGCGAAATGATGGATACATACTACCCGAACGGTGTTTGGATTAGCCTGCGTCGTGATGTCTTTAATCGTCTTTATCTATACAAGATGCAACATTGCATCCCTACGTGGGAACAGGCGCTGGAGAGGATGCTGCTTGCAGAGGAGTTGGTGAAATCATGA
- a CDS encoding NADH-quinone oxidoreductase subunit B family protein — MTPEAAPYGRVTQKKPAVAELHIVWITAGLGCDGDSVSITAATQPSIEDVLLGAIPGLPKVHLHNPVLAYENGDDFLKFWYEAEAGRLDPFVLVVEGSIPNEKIKKEGYWAGLGTNPLTGQPITTNEWIDRLTPKALAVIACGTCATYGGIHAMEGNPTGCMGLADYLGWGWKSKAGLPIVNVPGCPVQPDNFMETVLYLLYQVAGLAPMIPLDDQLRPTWLFGKTVHEGCDRAGYYEQGDFATSYGSPKCIVKLGCWGPVVNCNVPKRGWMAGIGGCPNVGGICIGCTMPGFPDKFMPFMDEPPGGKLSSTAVGVYGTAIRALRSMTNATVNKEPKWRHPRAELTTGYKSSTY; from the coding sequence ATGACACCAGAAGCAGCTCCTTACGGTCGAGTTACTCAGAAGAAACCCGCAGTCGCGGAACTGCACATCGTGTGGATCACCGCAGGTCTGGGGTGTGACGGAGATTCCGTTTCCATCACAGCGGCCACGCAGCCAAGCATTGAAGACGTCCTGTTGGGCGCAATCCCGGGGCTGCCAAAAGTGCATCTGCACAATCCCGTGCTTGCCTATGAGAACGGCGATGACTTTCTGAAATTCTGGTATGAGGCAGAGGCAGGACGACTCGATCCCTTCGTGCTTGTCGTGGAAGGCTCCATCCCCAACGAGAAGATCAAGAAAGAAGGCTACTGGGCGGGCCTCGGAACCAATCCACTTACTGGTCAGCCCATCACCACCAATGAATGGATCGACCGCCTGACTCCGAAAGCACTCGCCGTCATCGCCTGCGGAACATGCGCTACATACGGCGGCATTCACGCCATGGAAGGCAATCCCACTGGCTGCATGGGGTTGGCCGACTATCTCGGTTGGGGCTGGAAATCCAAGGCTGGCCTGCCGATCGTGAATGTACCCGGCTGCCCGGTGCAGCCGGATAACTTCATGGAGACAGTGCTGTATTTGCTCTATCAAGTCGCTGGCCTGGCCCCGATGATTCCGCTCGATGACCAACTGCGGCCCACATGGCTCTTCGGTAAAACAGTGCACGAGGGATGCGACCGCGCAGGCTACTACGAGCAGGGTGATTTTGCCACGTCCTACGGTTCGCCGAAATGCATCGTCAAGCTCGGATGCTGGGGGCCTGTCGTGAACTGCAACGTCCCCAAGCGCGGCTGGATGGCCGGTATCGGCGGCTGCCCCAATGTTGGCGGCATCTGCATCGGCTGCACTATGCCGGGCTTCCCCGACAAGTTCATGCCATTCATGGACGAGCCTCCCGGCGGCAAACTCTCAAGCACCGCGGTCGGCGTCTACGGCACGGCGATTCGCGCCCTGCGCTCCATGACCAACGCCACTGTCAACAAAGAGCCAAAGTGGCGGCATCCACGCGCCGAACTCACCACCGGCTACAAGTCCAGTACGTACTAA
- a CDS encoding hydrogenase maturation protease, with amino-acid sequence MNEWEWNLLEDNAIVDHVYVNGDELRTGDRVRLHPKDGGDILDIALRGQIATIESLEQDYEGEIHICVVLEDDPGRDLGMMRQPGHRFFFSPPEVELLPPDQQTVKALSAKPEILVAGIGNIFFGDDAFGVEVIRRLAKCELPAAVRVIDFGIRGLDLAYALQDGYETTILIDAYPHGQPPGTVSIMEPDADKISASEPNFVEPHSMHPMNVLRMARAMNGPLKRVLLVGCEPATLGGDEGHMGLSAPVEAAVAEAVTTTTSLVNRILNKEKL; translated from the coding sequence ATGAATGAATGGGAATGGAACCTTCTCGAGGACAACGCCATAGTCGACCACGTGTATGTCAACGGCGACGAGTTGAGAACCGGAGACCGCGTGCGCCTCCATCCCAAAGACGGTGGCGATATTCTGGATATCGCCCTGCGTGGACAAATCGCAACGATCGAGAGTCTTGAGCAGGACTACGAAGGTGAAATACATATCTGCGTGGTGCTTGAGGATGATCCCGGACGTGATCTAGGCATGATGCGCCAACCCGGTCACCGCTTCTTCTTCAGCCCCCCGGAAGTCGAGTTGCTCCCACCAGATCAGCAGACAGTCAAAGCGTTGTCAGCGAAGCCGGAGATTCTCGTCGCCGGTATAGGTAACATCTTCTTCGGCGACGACGCATTCGGAGTGGAGGTGATTCGTCGACTGGCGAAATGCGAGTTGCCCGCCGCAGTGCGTGTGATTGACTTCGGCATCCGCGGCCTCGACCTGGCCTACGCCTTGCAGGACGGCTATGAAACCACCATCCTCATCGACGCGTATCCCCATGGACAACCACCGGGAACCGTCTCCATTATGGAGCCGGATGCAGATAAGATTTCCGCATCCGAACCAAACTTCGTCGAACCGCACAGCATGCATCCGATGAACGTACTGCGCATGGCCCGCGCAATGAATGGGCCACTCAAACGAGTGCTCCTGGTAGGCTGCGAACCCGCGACTTTGGGCGGAGACGAGGGACATATGGGACTTAGCGCGCCCGTCGAGGCTGCGGTTGCGGAAGCCGTAACTACAACCACCTCGCTGGTAAATCGAATTCTGAATAAAGAGAAACTGTGA